From a region of the Rathayibacter sp. VKM Ac-2804 genome:
- a CDS encoding response regulator transcription factor: MSGGPGVRVVLVDDHALMRQGIRTILSLQAGIEVVGEASSGEEAVEVVARTRPDVVCMDVEMPGIGGLEATRRILAEPDATVQVLVLTTFEREDYLVAALEAGASGFLLKNSPPERLVAGVRAIAAGDALLAPELTRAVIERAVARERDRSSAPFPAPPPSAAPDTLTARELEVLRLLAQGLSNDEIAELLAVGRATVKTHVSNVLAKLSLRDRVQAVAFAYRSGLVDPRRAPEAPAS; encoded by the coding sequence GTGAGCGGCGGTCCGGGCGTGCGCGTCGTCCTCGTCGACGACCACGCGCTGATGCGCCAGGGCATCCGCACGATCCTCTCGCTGCAGGCCGGCATCGAGGTGGTCGGCGAGGCCTCCAGCGGCGAGGAGGCCGTCGAGGTCGTCGCGCGCACCCGCCCGGACGTCGTCTGCATGGACGTCGAGATGCCCGGGATCGGCGGGCTCGAGGCGACCCGGCGGATCCTCGCCGAGCCGGACGCGACCGTGCAAGTGCTCGTGCTGACCACGTTCGAGCGCGAGGACTACCTCGTCGCGGCGCTCGAGGCGGGCGCGAGCGGCTTCCTGCTGAAGAACTCGCCGCCGGAGCGCCTCGTCGCCGGAGTCCGCGCGATCGCGGCGGGCGACGCCCTGCTCGCGCCCGAGCTGACCCGGGCGGTGATCGAGCGCGCCGTCGCCCGCGAGCGCGACCGGTCGTCCGCGCCGTTCCCGGCGCCGCCGCCCTCGGCGGCCCCCGACACGCTGACCGCCCGCGAGCTCGAGGTGCTCCGCCTGCTCGCCCAGGGGCTCTCCAACGACGAGATCGCCGAGCTCCTCGCCGTCGGGCGGGCGACGGTGAAGACCCACGTCTCGAACGTGCTCGCCAAGCTGTCCCTCCGCGACCGCGTGCAGGCCGTCGCCTTCGCCTACCGCTCCGGCCTGGTCGACCCGCGGCGGGCCCCGGAGGCTCCCGCGTCCTGA
- a CDS encoding ABC transporter permease, which produces MTTSSTRSTGTGAQDGRLSTWGATLLVAEREILSQVRSKAFLISTVITLVLVIGGIVLSNVLGSRTADATPVAVVGSAGSSVVPADTLDVTEVATAAEAEELVRSGDVDAALVPSDDALGFAVLALDEAPEGLVAALSASPAVELLEPSETPSGLRTLIGLAFGLVFMLAVLGSGATIMQNTVQEKQSRIVEILLAAVPARALLAGKILGNSVIGVGTAAAIAAASALGLAITGQTELLDLLSAPLIWFVVFFVFGFVLVASVFAAGAALVSRQEDTGSVMTPAMMLVMVPYFGVVLFGDNPLVMTILSYVPFSAPVAMPVRLFFGEAEWWEPLLSLGLLVVATAAVMAVASRIYTNSLLRMGSRVRLRDALTPS; this is translated from the coding sequence ATGACGACGAGCAGCACGAGGAGCACCGGCACCGGCGCGCAGGACGGCCGGCTGAGCACCTGGGGCGCGACGCTCCTGGTCGCGGAGCGCGAGATCCTCTCCCAGGTGCGGTCGAAGGCGTTCCTCATCTCGACGGTCATCACGCTCGTGCTGGTGATCGGCGGGATCGTGCTCTCGAACGTGCTCGGCAGCCGCACCGCCGACGCGACTCCGGTCGCGGTCGTCGGCTCCGCGGGCTCCTCGGTGGTCCCCGCCGACACCCTCGACGTCACCGAGGTCGCCACGGCGGCGGAGGCGGAGGAGCTGGTGCGCTCCGGCGACGTCGACGCGGCGCTCGTCCCCAGCGATGACGCGCTCGGCTTCGCGGTCCTCGCCCTCGACGAGGCACCGGAGGGACTGGTCGCGGCCCTCTCGGCGAGCCCCGCCGTCGAGCTCCTCGAGCCCTCCGAGACGCCGTCGGGTCTTCGCACGCTGATCGGCCTGGCGTTCGGCCTGGTGTTCATGCTCGCCGTGCTCGGCTCGGGCGCGACGATCATGCAGAACACCGTGCAGGAGAAGCAGTCCCGCATCGTCGAGATCCTGCTCGCCGCGGTGCCCGCCCGGGCGCTGCTGGCCGGCAAGATCCTCGGCAACTCGGTGATCGGCGTCGGCACGGCCGCCGCGATCGCCGCCGCGTCCGCCCTCGGGCTCGCGATCACCGGCCAGACCGAGCTGCTCGACCTGCTGTCGGCCCCGCTGATCTGGTTCGTCGTCTTCTTCGTCTTCGGCTTCGTCCTGGTCGCGAGCGTCTTCGCGGCCGGCGCGGCGCTCGTCTCCCGGCAGGAGGACACCGGCTCGGTGATGACCCCCGCGATGATGCTCGTGATGGTGCCGTACTTCGGCGTCGTGCTCTTCGGCGACAACCCGCTGGTGATGACGATCCTGTCCTACGTGCCCTTCAGCGCTCCGGTCGCGATGCCGGTGCGGCTGTTCTTCGGCGAGGCCGAGTGGTGGGAGCCGCTGCTCTCCCTCGGCCTCCTCGTCGTCGCCACCGCCGCCGTGATGGCCGTCGCCAGCCGGATCTACACCAACTCCCTGCTGCGCATGGGCTCCCGCGTCCGCCTCCGCGACGCCCTGACGCCCAGCTGA
- a CDS encoding aldo/keto reductase, translating into MTQQLTLNNGVTLPALGLGVFQSAPEETTAAVLSALEAGYRHIDTAAAYGNEREVGEGIRRSGLDRSEVFVETKIWVTDYGYDETLHAFEKATGKLGVEQLDLLILHQPVPSRFDSTIAAYRALEKLLADGGVRAIGVSNFTPAHLARLLAEVDVIPAVNQVELHPYFSQPDVRREDAERGILTQAWSPIGGITFYPGWGDERRSVMDDATIGAIATEHGKSPAQVMLRWHLQQGRSAIPKSTNPERIAANIDVFDFELSDDELTRIDELDTGVRSGPDPDVERPALFERTIPEA; encoded by the coding sequence ATGACTCAGCAGCTCACCCTCAACAACGGCGTCACCCTTCCCGCTCTCGGGCTCGGCGTCTTCCAGAGCGCGCCCGAGGAGACGACGGCCGCCGTGCTGTCCGCCCTCGAGGCCGGCTACCGCCACATCGACACCGCCGCCGCCTACGGCAACGAGCGCGAGGTCGGCGAGGGGATCCGCCGCTCGGGCCTGGACCGCTCGGAGGTGTTCGTCGAGACGAAGATCTGGGTCACCGACTACGGCTACGACGAGACGCTGCACGCGTTCGAGAAGGCGACCGGCAAGCTCGGCGTCGAGCAGCTCGACCTGCTGATCCTGCACCAGCCCGTCCCCTCCCGCTTCGACAGCACGATCGCCGCGTACCGGGCGCTCGAGAAGCTCCTCGCCGACGGCGGGGTGCGCGCGATCGGCGTCAGCAACTTCACGCCGGCGCACCTCGCGCGGCTCCTCGCCGAGGTCGACGTGATCCCCGCCGTCAACCAGGTCGAGCTTCACCCCTACTTCAGCCAGCCGGATGTGCGCCGCGAGGACGCGGAGCGCGGGATCCTCACCCAGGCCTGGTCGCCGATCGGCGGGATCACCTTCTACCCCGGCTGGGGCGACGAGCGCCGCAGCGTGATGGACGACGCGACGATCGGCGCGATCGCGACCGAGCACGGCAAGAGCCCGGCGCAGGTGATGCTCCGCTGGCACCTGCAGCAGGGCCGCTCCGCGATCCCCAAGTCGACGAACCCCGAGCGGATCGCCGCGAACATCGACGTCTTCGACTTCGAGCTGAGCGACGACGAGCTGACCCGGATCGACGAGCTCGACACCGGCGTCCGCAGCGGCCCCGACCCCGACGTGGAGCGGCCGGCGCTGTTCGAGCGCACGATCCCCGAGGCGTGA
- a CDS encoding SDR family oxidoreductase, whose translation MPLSVLFIGGTGIISSEGVRRALAVGHEVTVLNRGRTSIRPLPDGVRTLTADVRDPGSVREALGDERFDAVIEFAAFTPEHVQQDIDLFAGRTGQYVFISSASAYQKPPARLPVTESTPLRNPYWSYSRDKIACEDLLVGEYRRTGFPVTIVRPSHTYDRTALPVDGGWTVIDRMRRGLEVVVPGDGTSLWTITHSRDVAVGLVGLLGASAAIGEAFHITGDEAPTWDRIHHDLAAAAGTEARIVHIASDAIAAADPELGAGIVGDKAHSMVFDNAKIRSLVPAFSPSTRFSDGAREIVEWYDADPARRTVDERTDRLFDALIETYRPRAL comes from the coding sequence GTGCCCCTCAGCGTGCTGTTCATCGGAGGAACGGGCATCATCAGCTCGGAGGGCGTGCGCCGCGCGCTCGCGGTCGGGCACGAGGTGACCGTGCTGAACCGGGGTCGGACCTCGATCCGCCCGCTGCCCGACGGCGTCCGGACGCTCACCGCCGATGTCCGCGATCCGGGCTCGGTGCGCGAGGCGCTCGGCGACGAGCGATTCGACGCGGTGATCGAGTTTGCCGCCTTCACCCCCGAGCACGTGCAGCAGGACATCGACCTGTTCGCCGGGCGCACCGGCCAGTACGTCTTCATCAGCTCCGCGTCGGCCTACCAGAAGCCGCCGGCGCGACTCCCGGTGACGGAGTCGACGCCGCTGCGGAACCCGTACTGGAGCTACTCGCGGGACAAGATCGCCTGCGAGGACCTGCTGGTCGGCGAGTACCGGCGCACCGGCTTCCCGGTGACGATCGTCCGGCCCTCGCACACCTACGACCGCACCGCGCTCCCGGTCGACGGCGGCTGGACGGTGATCGACCGGATGCGGCGCGGACTCGAGGTGGTCGTGCCCGGCGACGGCACCTCGCTGTGGACGATCACCCACAGCCGCGACGTCGCCGTCGGCCTGGTCGGGCTGCTCGGCGCGTCAGCGGCGATCGGCGAGGCGTTCCACATCACCGGCGACGAGGCGCCCACCTGGGACCGCATCCACCACGACCTCGCAGCCGCCGCCGGCACCGAGGCGCGGATCGTGCACATCGCCTCCGACGCGATCGCCGCCGCCGACCCGGAGCTCGGCGCGGGCATCGTCGGCGACAAGGCGCACTCGATGGTCTTCGACAACGCGAAGATCCGGAGCCTGGTGCCGGCGTTCTCGCCCTCGACCCGCTTCAGCGACGGCGCGCGCGAGATCGTCGAGTGGTACGACGCGGACCCGGCGCGGCGGACCGTCGACGAGCGGACGGACCGGCTCTTCGACGCGCTGATCGAGACGTACCGGCCGCGGGCGCTCTGA
- a CDS encoding ATP-binding cassette domain-containing protein, with protein sequence MLSVQNISRSFGAHRAVDDVSFDVGRGRLTGFVGGNGAGKTTTMRMILGVLRPDSGEVLLDGTPVGQAALHGFGYMPEERGLYPKMEIGEQLAYLARLHGIDKATAVQRADDLLERLGLIERRRDKLEALSLGNQQRVQVAAALVHDPDVLIMDEPFSGLDPLAVDEVVTVIAEHAARGIPVLFSSHQLDVVERLCDDLVIIAGGQVKAAGEREALREQYSGDRWSLEIDGDAGWVRGVPGVEVEELAGTSVLFHADPRAADAVLRAAVERGTVSSFRPVRPTLGEIFRDIVVSAPAGAEKETEAVR encoded by the coding sequence ATGCTCAGCGTGCAGAACATCAGTCGCAGCTTCGGCGCCCATCGCGCCGTCGACGACGTCAGCTTCGATGTCGGGCGGGGCCGGCTCACCGGCTTCGTCGGCGGGAACGGCGCCGGGAAGACCACGACGATGCGGATGATCCTCGGCGTCCTGCGCCCGGACTCCGGCGAGGTCCTCCTCGACGGCACGCCGGTCGGCCAGGCGGCGCTGCACGGCTTCGGCTACATGCCCGAGGAGCGCGGCCTCTATCCGAAGATGGAGATCGGCGAGCAGCTCGCCTACCTGGCCCGGCTGCACGGCATCGACAAGGCCACCGCCGTCCAGCGTGCCGACGACCTGCTCGAGCGCCTCGGCCTGATCGAGCGCCGACGCGACAAGCTCGAGGCGCTCTCGCTGGGCAATCAGCAGCGCGTGCAGGTGGCCGCGGCCCTCGTGCACGACCCGGACGTGCTGATCATGGACGAGCCGTTCTCCGGACTCGACCCGCTCGCGGTCGACGAGGTGGTCACGGTGATCGCCGAGCACGCCGCACGCGGCATCCCGGTGCTGTTCTCCTCGCACCAGCTCGACGTGGTCGAGCGGCTCTGCGACGACCTGGTGATCATCGCCGGCGGCCAGGTGAAGGCCGCGGGCGAGCGCGAGGCGCTGCGCGAGCAGTACTCCGGCGACCGGTGGTCGCTCGAGATCGACGGCGACGCGGGCTGGGTCCGCGGCGTCCCCGGCGTCGAAGTGGAGGAGCTGGCCGGCACGTCGGTGCTCTTCCACGCCGACCCGCGAGCCGCCGACGCCGTGCTCCGCGCCGCCGTCGAGCGCGGCACCGTGTCGTCGTTCCGGCCCGTGCGGCCGACCCTCGGAGAGATCTTCCGGGACATCGTGGTGAGCGCGCCCGCGGGCGCCGAGAAGGAGACGGAGGCGGTCCGATGA
- the phoA gene encoding alkaline phosphatase: MTRLPRSAHRGRTALALAAVALVGGAALAAPGAATAIGAADLSATGGAARISPVDADLSDSLRAAVKEQDAKNVILLIGDGMGDSEITVARNYAYGAAGRFPGIDALPITGQYTTYSLYRADDPATGAVKGAPDYVPDSAATGSAWATGTKTYDNAISVDIDQERKDTLLEIAKANGLKTGNVTTAEIQDATPAVQAAHVDARSCYGPDSASCGDDALENGGLGSISEQILDTRADLTLGGGSATFAQTAKAGDWAGQTLFQQADERGYQVLGDATTAATADQLDALTVADQDAPVLGLFNSGNLPVRYAPTPATVGGADAAPQTCVANPSRPAEQPTLRAMTEKAIDLLDTGDEGFFLQVEGASIDKQDHAANACGQIGETVDLDEAVQAALAFAEADGNTLVIVTADHAHSSQIVDSTPPTSLSTALKTVDGSTMKVSYGTAAEGGSQQHTGTQLRIAAYGPGAANVAGLTDQTDTFFTITNALGLDRDIRNLSFGATAELSGSTFAPGARITLTAEGFDGDTQLVGSAPLFTERTATRDLADGALTATAKAPTTPGDYSVTVTGAQSGKAITLAFTVKR; the protein is encoded by the coding sequence GTGACACGACTGCCCCGCTCCGCGCACCGCGGACGCACCGCACTGGCCCTCGCGGCCGTCGCCCTGGTCGGCGGCGCCGCCCTGGCCGCCCCCGGCGCGGCCACCGCCATCGGTGCGGCCGACCTCTCCGCCACCGGCGGCGCCGCCCGCATCTCCCCCGTCGACGCCGACCTCTCCGACTCGCTGCGCGCGGCGGTGAAGGAGCAGGACGCGAAGAACGTCATCCTCCTGATCGGCGACGGCATGGGCGACTCCGAGATCACGGTCGCCCGCAACTACGCCTACGGCGCCGCCGGCCGCTTCCCCGGCATCGACGCCCTTCCGATCACCGGCCAGTACACGACCTACTCGCTCTACCGCGCCGACGACCCCGCCACCGGCGCGGTCAAGGGCGCCCCGGACTACGTCCCCGACTCCGCCGCGACCGGCAGCGCCTGGGCCACCGGCACCAAGACCTACGACAACGCGATCTCGGTCGACATCGACCAGGAGCGCAAGGACACCCTCCTCGAGATCGCGAAGGCGAACGGCCTGAAGACCGGCAACGTCACCACCGCCGAGATCCAGGACGCCACCCCGGCCGTGCAGGCCGCGCACGTCGACGCGCGCAGCTGCTACGGACCCGACAGCGCCAGCTGCGGCGACGATGCGCTCGAGAACGGCGGACTCGGCTCGATCAGCGAGCAGATCCTCGACACCCGCGCCGACCTCACCCTCGGCGGCGGCTCCGCCACGTTCGCGCAGACCGCGAAGGCGGGCGACTGGGCCGGGCAGACCCTGTTCCAGCAGGCCGACGAGCGCGGCTACCAGGTGCTCGGCGATGCGACGACGGCCGCTACCGCGGACCAGCTCGACGCGCTCACCGTCGCCGACCAGGACGCGCCGGTGCTCGGCCTGTTCAACTCCGGCAACCTGCCGGTGCGCTACGCGCCGACCCCCGCGACCGTCGGCGGCGCCGACGCCGCGCCGCAGACCTGCGTGGCGAACCCCTCGCGTCCCGCCGAGCAGCCCACCCTGCGCGCGATGACCGAGAAGGCGATCGACCTGCTCGACACCGGCGACGAGGGCTTCTTCCTCCAGGTCGAGGGCGCGAGCATCGACAAGCAGGACCACGCCGCGAACGCCTGCGGCCAGATCGGCGAGACCGTCGACCTCGACGAGGCCGTCCAGGCCGCGCTCGCGTTCGCCGAGGCGGACGGGAACACCCTCGTCATCGTCACCGCCGACCACGCGCACTCCAGCCAGATCGTCGACTCGACCCCGCCGACCTCGCTCAGCACCGCGCTGAAGACGGTCGACGGCAGCACGATGAAGGTGTCCTACGGCACGGCCGCCGAGGGCGGCTCGCAGCAGCACACCGGCACGCAGCTGCGCATCGCCGCCTACGGGCCCGGCGCGGCGAACGTCGCCGGCCTGACCGACCAGACCGACACGTTCTTCACCATCACGAACGCGCTCGGCCTGGACCGCGACATCCGGAACCTGAGCTTCGGCGCCACCGCCGAGCTCTCGGGCAGCACCTTCGCCCCCGGAGCCCGCATCACCCTGACCGCCGAGGGCTTCGACGGCGACACGCAGCTCGTCGGCTCCGCGCCGCTCTTCACGGAGCGCACCGCGACCCGCGACCTCGCCGACGGCGCGCTGACCGCCACGGCGAAGGCCCCCACCACCCCCGGGGACTACAGCGTGACGGTCACCGGGGCGCAGTCGGGCAAGGCGATCACCCTCGCCTTCACCGTGAAGCGCTGA
- a CDS encoding CPBP family intramembrane glutamic endopeptidase yields the protein MSAERRPVPRVIAVGVAAAVLYVLIAAGVGTLLDPLAGGDETLDFVIGTWLPVGVLIALGVLFLRRAGWLHEAWTAPSPFTERRRWWLLAIPVVLVVQTVLLLLAVPWAERELPMVLVFLVGCLLIGAGEELYFRGLFRVAVLGHHGELAALLITSIAFGLAHTAGYLLNGVPLPATALAVAFLAMDGAIFYGALRATGTLWVPIVLHGLGDFARFLQQGGDDQSATPGLGGDTTTALVEYVLIGLSIAMVVSVARSDRRERRARKARAATT from the coding sequence ATGAGCGCCGAGCGCCGCCCGGTCCCGCGCGTCATCGCCGTGGGCGTCGCGGCCGCCGTGCTCTACGTGCTCATCGCCGCCGGCGTCGGCACGCTGCTCGATCCGCTCGCGGGCGGCGACGAGACCCTCGACTTCGTCATCGGCACCTGGCTCCCCGTCGGGGTCCTCATCGCCCTCGGTGTGCTGTTCCTGCGGCGCGCCGGCTGGCTCCACGAGGCGTGGACCGCCCCGTCGCCGTTCACCGAGCGGCGGCGCTGGTGGCTGCTGGCGATCCCCGTCGTCCTCGTCGTGCAGACCGTCCTGCTCCTGCTCGCCGTGCCCTGGGCGGAGCGGGAGCTGCCGATGGTGCTGGTCTTCCTGGTCGGCTGCCTCCTGATCGGCGCCGGCGAGGAGCTGTACTTCCGCGGCCTCTTCCGCGTCGCGGTCCTCGGCCACCACGGCGAGCTCGCCGCGCTGCTGATCACCTCGATCGCCTTCGGCCTCGCGCACACCGCGGGCTACCTGCTCAACGGCGTCCCGCTGCCGGCGACCGCGCTGGCCGTCGCCTTCCTCGCGATGGACGGCGCGATCTTCTACGGCGCGCTGCGGGCGACCGGAACGCTCTGGGTGCCGATCGTGCTGCACGGCCTGGGCGACTTCGCCCGCTTCCTGCAGCAGGGCGGCGACGACCAGTCCGCCACTCCCGGCCTCGGCGGCGACACCACCACCGCGCTCGTCGAGTACGTCCTCATCGGCCTCTCGATCGCGATGGTGGTCAGCGTCGCCCGCAGCGACCGGCGCGAGCGGCGCGCCCGGAAGGCGCGGGCCGCGACGACGTGA
- a CDS encoding CPBP family intramembrane glutamic endopeptidase has translation MNGRFDGQRDEQRDGRRAWTAWRRFWERGGFRRALLLAAVYYGLYELIGYLLGFVVGDTGSALHGEEGSATDVFFSIGLPILLASVLLVLFALSLGWLRELFATQTIRGRGWMWIGTGVILAINVSALLDIDYADAGGALVASWLLTGLFVGFAEETLTRGFVVNLMRKRGHGEIRVALASAGIFAALHIGNVFTSDQGVAVTALQVVYTFGFGIVMYLALRATGSLLGPILLHASTDPTLLLHAEHPAGTIAGLLPAFSTYLVIATGLILLLVLVVSERRRRRSALEQGATA, from the coding sequence ATGAACGGACGGTTCGACGGACAGCGCGACGAGCAGCGCGACGGACGGCGCGCATGGACGGCGTGGCGGCGGTTCTGGGAGCGCGGCGGGTTCCGGCGAGCCCTCCTGCTCGCTGCCGTCTACTACGGCCTCTACGAGCTGATCGGCTACCTGCTCGGCTTCGTGGTCGGCGACACCGGCAGCGCGCTCCACGGCGAGGAGGGCTCCGCGACCGACGTCTTCTTCTCGATCGGCCTGCCGATCCTCCTCGCGAGCGTGCTGCTGGTGCTCTTCGCGCTCTCGCTGGGGTGGCTGCGCGAGCTCTTCGCGACGCAGACGATCCGCGGCCGCGGCTGGATGTGGATCGGCACCGGCGTGATCCTCGCGATCAACGTCTCGGCGCTGCTCGACATCGACTACGCCGATGCCGGGGGAGCACTCGTCGCCTCCTGGCTGCTGACCGGGCTGTTCGTCGGCTTCGCCGAGGAGACGCTCACCCGCGGATTCGTCGTGAACCTGATGCGCAAGCGCGGCCACGGCGAGATCCGGGTCGCCCTGGCCTCGGCGGGGATCTTCGCCGCGCTGCACATCGGCAACGTGTTCACGAGCGACCAGGGCGTCGCCGTCACCGCGCTCCAGGTCGTCTACACCTTCGGCTTCGGCATCGTGATGTACCTGGCGCTCCGGGCGACCGGCAGCCTGCTCGGGCCGATCCTGCTGCACGCCTCCACCGATCCGACGCTGCTCCTGCACGCCGAGCACCCGGCGGGGACGATCGCCGGGCTCCTGCCCGCGTTCAGCACCTACCTCGTCATCGCGACGGGACTGATCCTGCTGCTCGTGCTCGTCGTGAGCGAGCGGCGCCGGCGGCGCAGCGCCCTCGAGCAGGGAGCGACGGCATGA
- a CDS encoding glucose-6-phosphate dehydrogenase, translating into MTDPIGIPEATALESTRRTIAILGAGGDLTERLLLPGLGRVAELARDSELTLIGAARTPQTDDEWQGLVRRSLESAGIAAHTVDDLASRARFVATDASDPDQLKALLDACPSTPVLYVALPPAMGHRVADSLSKLELPEDLVVAIEKPFGEDLDDAIALNAAFAPVISEDRLWRIDHFLGNATVMGMLGMRFGNRLLEASWSAEQIEKIEIVYDETLGIEGRAAFYDGTGALRDMLQSHLLMVLALTTMERPEEVSPEHVHERMAEALGAVRLWRDDPATARRARYTEGRVDGRFFPSYVDEPDVDPEAGTETLAQLLLQVDTPRWAGVPFVLRSGKAVGDPRHEVAVHFRAATPPRGLRSGDDASGTVLRMSLKGGDVSLDLLVNSADDLTDVERTTLEAQPGAATLDPYAQVLAGILQGDTLLSVPGAVAEQCWRIVTPVLSHWAEGGTPLDEYEAGSAGPEGW; encoded by the coding sequence ATGACCGACCCGATCGGCATCCCCGAGGCCACCGCCCTCGAGAGCACCCGGCGCACCATCGCGATCCTCGGCGCGGGGGGCGACCTCACCGAGCGGCTGCTCCTGCCGGGCCTGGGCCGCGTCGCCGAGCTCGCCCGCGACTCCGAGCTGACCCTGATCGGCGCCGCGCGCACCCCGCAGACCGACGACGAGTGGCAGGGCCTCGTCCGCCGCAGCCTCGAGTCCGCCGGCATCGCCGCGCACACCGTCGACGACCTCGCCTCGCGCGCCCGCTTCGTCGCCACCGACGCCTCCGACCCGGACCAGCTGAAGGCCCTGCTCGACGCCTGCCCGTCCACGCCCGTGCTCTACGTCGCGCTGCCGCCGGCGATGGGGCACAGGGTCGCCGACTCGCTCTCGAAGCTCGAGCTCCCGGAGGACCTGGTCGTCGCGATCGAGAAGCCGTTCGGCGAGGACCTCGACGACGCGATCGCGCTGAACGCCGCCTTCGCTCCGGTGATCTCCGAGGACCGCCTTTGGCGCATCGACCACTTCCTCGGCAACGCCACCGTGATGGGCATGCTGGGCATGCGCTTCGGCAACCGCCTGCTGGAGGCGAGCTGGAGCGCCGAGCAGATCGAGAAGATCGAGATCGTCTACGACGAGACCCTCGGGATCGAGGGCCGCGCCGCCTTCTACGACGGCACCGGCGCCCTGCGCGACATGCTGCAGAGCCACCTGCTGATGGTACTCGCGCTGACGACGATGGAGCGCCCGGAGGAGGTCTCGCCCGAGCATGTGCACGAGCGGATGGCCGAGGCGCTCGGCGCCGTCCGCCTCTGGCGCGACGACCCCGCCACCGCCCGGCGCGCCCGCTACACCGAGGGCCGGGTGGACGGCCGCTTCTTCCCCTCCTACGTCGACGAGCCCGACGTCGACCCCGAGGCCGGCACCGAGACTCTCGCGCAGCTGCTGCTCCAGGTGGACACCCCCCGCTGGGCCGGCGTGCCGTTCGTGCTGCGCTCCGGCAAGGCCGTCGGCGACCCGCGCCACGAGGTCGCCGTGCACTTCCGCGCCGCGACGCCGCCGCGGGGCCTGCGCTCCGGCGACGACGCGTCCGGCACGGTCCTGCGGATGTCGCTCAAGGGCGGCGACGTGAGCCTCGACCTGCTCGTCAACAGCGCCGACGACCTGACCGACGTCGAGCGCACCACCCTGGAGGCGCAGCCCGGCGCGGCCACGCTCGACCCCTACGCGCAGGTGCTCGCGGGGATCCTCCAGGGCGACACCCTGCTGTCGGTCCCGGGCGCCGTCGCCGAGCAGTGCTGGCGCATCGTCACCCCGGTGCTCTCGCACTGGGCCGAGGGCGGCACCCCCCTCGACGAGTACGAGGCCGGGAGCGCGGGCCCCGAGGGCTGGTAG